A region of the Plasmodium cynomolgi strain B DNA, scaffold: 1625, whole genome shotgun sequence genome:
tattacactAATAgattcattatttattttgttctcattTATAGCATCATTAGATAAGCGAACTAACAAATTAATGTTGTCACATAACATACCCTTGGAATTTGTAtttatgtattcattttGACTTTTAAGCTCATtatagaaataataaatttgatATAAGATTGATATTCTAttatatatgtcattatcTAGGTATtctatataattttcacatgaACTATCGGCatgataattattatatatttggTAAGAAAATTCCCTTGAAAACTCCTTAAAAATACTATAAT
Encoded here:
- a CDS encoding hypothetical protein (putative), whose protein sequence is EAKYNEFINLKFVNDLAARLGNDGVFFHTSTNIACNYINYKLNESLRKHHSYKYKRDYSIFKEFSREFSYQIYNNYHADSSCENYIEYLDNDIYNRISILYQIYYFYNELKSQNEYINTNSKGMLCDNINLLVRLSNDAINENKINNESISVIKILRK